One Asterias rubens chromosome 1, eAstRub1.3, whole genome shotgun sequence genomic region harbors:
- the LOC117294397 gene encoding probable serine/threonine-protein kinase samkC gives MKSVVRNTLIRHAFNTCDQGRLKQELHYIWTSLQDLHNISQPKPSISKDERPQFKTSTTLPYTKPCEASAEEQLCPPPRRISVEIIITWIAEVQEPTLQSRTNHSVKNHPFNQEPILQSRTNHSVKNQSVSQEPICQSRSKPSVKKQPFSQEPISLSQEPILQSRTNPSVKNQPFSQEPTLQSRTNIPQSRTKPSVKNLPFSKEPSSRTIPSSQQPILQSRIYPSVKNQALEPTLQSRTNPSVQNQPFSQEPTLQSRTNPSVKNQPSVNNQALEPTLQPRTNPSVKNHPFSQEKSLQSRTNPSVKNQPSVNNQALEPTLQSRTNPSVKNHPFSQEKQPSVKDQPIGQEPILRSRTNPLVNNQALEPTLQSRTNPSVKNQSFSQEPTVQSRANPANNPMFRLPDPQSTLNGSSGMLP, from the exons ATGAAGTCTGTCGTCCGCAACACCTTGATTCGTCATGCTTTCAACACCTGTGACCAAGGCAGGTTGAAGCAGGAACTGCACTACATCTGGACATCGCTACAAGACCTTCACAACATCAGCCAGCCCAAGCCAAGCATCTCGAAAGACGAAAGACCACAGTTCAAGACATCCACAACCCTTCCATATACCaagccat GTGAAGCCAGTGCAGAGGAACAGCTCTGCCCTCCACCAAGGAGGATTAGTGTTGAGATTATAATCACATGGATTGCTGAGGT TCAAGAACCAACCCTTCAATCAAGAACCAACCATTCAGTCAAGAACCACCCCTTTAACCAAGAACCAATCCTTCAGTCAAGAACTAATCATTCAGTCAAGAACCAATCTGTCAGTCAAGAACCAATCTGTCAGTCAAGATCCAAGCCTTCAGTCAAGAAACAACCCTTCAGTCAAGAACCAATATCCCTCAGTCAAGAACCAATCCTTCAATCAAGAACCAACCCTTCAGTCAAGAACCAACCTTTCAGTCAAGAACCAACCCTTCAGTCAAGAACCAATATCCCTCAGTCAAGAACAAAACCTTCAGTTAAGAACCTACCCTTCAGTAAAGAACCAAGCTCTAGAACCATCCCTTCCAGTCAACAACCAATCCTTCAGTCAAGAATCTACCCTTCAGTAAAGAACCAAGCCCTAGAACCAACCCTTCAGTCAAGAACCAACCCTTCAGTCCAGAACCAACCCTTCAGTCAAGAACCAACCCTTCAATCAAGAACCAATCCTTCAGTTAAGAACCAACCATCGGTCAATAACCAAGCCCTAGAACCAACCCTTCAGCCAAGAACCAATCCTTCAGTCAAGAACCATCCCTTCAGTCAAGAAAAAAGCCTTCAGTCAAGAACCAATCCTTCAGTTAAGAACCAACCATCGGTCAATAACCAAGCCCTAGAACCAACCCTTCAGTCCAGAACCAACCCTTCAGTCAAGAACCATCCCTTCAGTCAAGAAAAACAGCCTTCAGTCAAGGACCAACCCATCGGTCAAGAACCAATCCTTCGGTCAAGGACCAACCCATTGGTCAATAACCAAGCCCTAGAACCAACCCTTCAGTCAAGAACCAACCCTTCAGTCAAGAACCAATCCTTCAGTCAAGAACCAACCGTTCAGTCAAGAGCCAACCCTGCCAATAACCCAATGTTCAGATTGCCAGATCCACAATCAACATTAAATGGAAGCTCAGGAATGCTGCCTTAG